The Sinorhizobium sp. B11 genomic interval GGTGACGATCGGTGTCGTATCCGTCGTCTGGACTTCGTTGCCGGGATCGACCCGACGTATACCCGTGCGGCCGTCGATCGGTGAGCGGATCTCGGTATAAGAGAGCGACACGTCAGCAGCCTCCTTGGCGGCCTGATCCTGCGCAAGCTGTGCCTGCGCACTTGCCACCATGCTTTGCTGCTGCTCGACGGTTTCCTGCGTGACGATCTGTTGCTGGCCCAGTTTCTGGTCCTTGCCGAGCAGATATTGGGCGTTGGCGAGATCGGCCTGGTCCTGCTTGATCTTTGCGGCAGCCTGATCGTCGGCCGCCTGGAAAGGGCGAGGGTCGATGATGGCGAGCACGTCGCCCTTCTTGACGGCCTGTCCCTCGACAAACATCACGCTCTGGAGCTCTCCGTCGACACGCGTCGTGATGTTGACTGTATAGTTCGCCTGCACCGTGCCGAGACCGTCAAGATAGACAGGTACGTTGGTCACGGTAGGTGTGGCGACCTCGACCGGCACGGCCGGCGCGCCAGGCTCCGGGGCGGCAATGGTCGGCTCCGTGCCTGCAAACCAGAAGGCTGCGGCCGATCCACCTGCAACGGCGATAACGGCGATGACAGCGAGGATCGCCGGTTTCCGGCGACGACGGGGTTCACTCACAATGCGGATAGATGTCACTGC includes:
- a CDS encoding efflux RND transporter periplasmic adaptor subunit gives rise to the protein MTSIRIVSEPRRRRKPAILAVIAVIAVAGGSAAAFWFAGTEPTIAAPEPGAPAVPVEVATPTVTNVPVYLDGLGTVQANYTVNITTRVDGELQSVMFVEGQAVKKGDVLAIIDPRPFQAADDQAAAKIKQDQADLANAQYLLGKDQKLGQQQIVTQETVEQQQSMVASAQAQLAQDQAAKEAADVSLSYTEIRSPIDGRTGIRRVDPGNEVQTTDTTPIVTVTQTQPITVISTLREDDLDAVRNALKAGPVEVTAMSMDQSQQLASGTLSLIDNEIDQASGTIRIKSTFENKDDALWPGQFVTLRVKQQTLQKAVTIPSAALERGEDGFFVYVIDAAGTAAVRKVTPGPIESGHAVIEKGLSGNEQVVTSGQYRLDVGTHVSIQQAAATQAASKE